A stretch of the Musa acuminata AAA Group cultivar baxijiao chromosome BXJ2-7, Cavendish_Baxijiao_AAA, whole genome shotgun sequence genome encodes the following:
- the LOC103991857 gene encoding probable calcium-binding protein CML23 yields the protein MRILEFRYNVEKLKEKKWISRKDSQASDLKPTFEPDKEDMGQVFRKISNGKERIEFSDLRQLLHKMNVADADREAKQMMQAADFNNDGFLDFDEFMKVTKDVSMRELKDAFGMFDEDRDGRISAEEIKRMMQKLGESCTLEDCARMVKHVDKNGDGLVDMDEFVAMMTGTRKPI from the coding sequence ATGAGGATTCTTGAATTCCGTTACAACGTAGAGAAGTTGAAGGAAAAGAAGTGGATATCAAGGAAGGACAGCCAAGCCTCAGACCTGAAACCCACGTTTGAGCCCGACAAGGAGGACATGGGGCAGGTATTCAGGAAGATATCGAACGGCAAAGAGAGGATCGAGTTCAGCGACCTGCGGCAGCTGCTGCACAAGATGAACGTTGCCGACGCCGACCGTGAGGCCAAGCAGATGATGCAGGCGGCCGACTTCAACAATGATGGCTTTCTGGACTTCGACGAGTTCATGAAGGTGACCAAGGACGTAAGCATGAGAGAATTGAAAGACGCCTTTGGCATGTTCGACGAGGACCGCGATGGACGTATAAGCGCCGAAGAGATAAAGAGAATGATGCAGAAACTTGGCGAAAGTTGTACCTTGGAGGACTGCGCGAGGATGGTGAAGCATGTGGACAAGAACGGGGACGGGCTCGTCGACATGGATGAGTTCGTAGCGATGATGACCGGCACCAGGAAACCAATCTGA
- the LOC103991542 gene encoding galactoside 2-alpha-L-fucosyltransferase — MDGKRVRSSVDLELQGGSKPELQKRSTSTILTPGMMIFTCFMFLPLMVLLLGANRNPSFEWLLGVEITAGKGSKYGSSASFSEPPNDKLLGGLLSAGFDEASCLSRYQSALYRKQSNHTPSPYLVSRLRRYEALHRRCGPNTELYQKAIEQLKSNRSTEPTECNFVVWVPSDGLGNRIITIVSAFLYAVLTDKVLLVHLSDDLRDLFCEPFPGTSWILPSDFPVNNLESLFLNAPLRFRDVLGKKLDATDGSLPSYLYLHLTHDQRFSDHMFFCEEAQPLLQRTPWLLLKSNQYFVPALFRVSQYEKELSLLFPMKSVVFHHLGRYLLHPANPVWGYITRYYDAYLGNAKEMVGLQIRIFEAAPISSDQMIAQILNCSIHEGLLPEINLTEPAQPITQRTQPKAVLLTTLYSGYFEKLRNMYYQYATTTGEAIAVYQPSHEEQQHTEKQNHNKKALMEMYLLSCSDALITSGYSTFGYVAQALGGLRPWILLRPDKGSSSCLRATSMEPCFHSPQGYQCIAERSSSNEAVGHVRECEDVPGGLKLVD; from the exons ATGGATGGGAAGCGAGTCAGAAGCTCCGTTGATCTGGAGTTGCAAGGTGGTTCTAAACCTGAGCTCCAGAAGAGAAGCACCTCAACCATCTTGACGCCCGGGATGATGATCTTCACCTGTTTCATGTTCTTGCCGCTGATGGTGCTTCTTCTTGGAGCCAACAGGAACCCATCTTTCGAGTGGCTTCTTGGTGTTGAAATCACAGCGGGAAAAG GTTCCAAATATGGTTCTTCGGCATCCTTCTCTGAGCCCCCAAATGACAAGCTTCTTGGAGGTCTACTCTCCGCTGGATTTGATGAAGCTTCTTGCCTCAGCCGCTACCAGTCCGCATTGTACCGGAAGCAATCGAACCACACTCCTTCACCTTACCTCGTCTCCAGGCTCCGAAGATACGAAGCTCTCCACAGAAGATGTGGCCCAAACACCGAGCTCTATCAGAAGGCTATAGAACAGCTGAAGTCAAACCGCAGCACAGAGCCTACGGAGTGCAACTTCGTGGTATGGGTGCCCTCCGATGGCCTAGGCAACAGAATCATAACTATTGTCTCAGCGTTCCTCTACGCCGTCCTTACTGACAAGGTCCTGTTGGTGCACCTTTCCGATGACCTTCGCGACCTCTTCTGTGAGCCGTTTCCTGGTACCTCGTGGATTCTACCTTCGGATTTTCCAGTCAACAACCTCGAAAGCTTGTTCTTGAATGCTCCTTTGAGATTCAGAGATGTGCTGGGTAAAAAGTTGGACGCCACAGATGGTTCACTTCCATCTTATCTCTATCTCCACCTGACACATGATCAGAGATTTTCCGATCACATGTTCTTCTGTGAAGAGGCGCAGCCACTGCTCCAAAGAACACCTTGGTTGTTGCTAAAATCGAATCAGTACTTCGTGCCTGCTCTCTTTCGCGTCTCGCAGTACGAAAAGGAACTAAGCTTGCTCTTCCCGATGAAATCAGTCGTCTTCCACCACTTGGGGAGGTACCTGCTCCACCCAGCTAACCCAGTCTGGGGTTACATTACGAGGTACTATGATGCTTATCTGGGCAATGCAAAAGAAATGGTAGGCTTACAAATAAGGATTTTTGAAGCTGCACCGATATCTTCGGATCAGATGATAGCCCAAATCCTCAACTGTTCAATACATGAGGGGTTGCTGCCGGAGATTAATCTCACAGAGCCTGCTCAACCGATCACACAGAGAACACAACCCAAAGCTGTGCTCTTGACCACACTATACTCGGGTTACTTTGAGAAGCTGAGGAACATGTACTACCAGTACGCGACGACCACCGGGGAGGCCATCGCGGTTTATCAACCGAGCCACGAGGAGCAGCAGCACACGGAGAAGCAGAACCATAACAAGAAGGCTCTGATGGAGATGTACCTCTTGAGCTGCAGCGACGCGTTGATCACAAGCGGGTATTCTACGTTCGGGTATGTGGCCCAAGCTCTGGGTGGACTGCGGCCGTGGATTCTGCTACGGCCTGACAAAGGGAGTTCTTCTTGCCTTCGCGCGACGTCGATGGAGCCCTGTTTCCATTCCCCTCAGGGATACCAATGCATAGCAGAGAGGAGCAGCAGCAACGAGGCTGTCGGGCATGTGAGGGAGTGTGAAGATGTTCCCGGGGGGCTCAAACTTGTAGATTAG
- the LOC103991543 gene encoding galactoside 2-alpha-L-fucosyltransferase-like gives MFEERTLGYALARSLFVFPFLALALLLIVLSGAHRSLSPDLLLSSYAVPGEVTNRSCSAGSSTAEPPKDELLGDLLSVAFDGASCLSRHQSAWYRRKPSNHTPSPYLIRRLRRYEALHKKCGPNTELYRKAVEQLVSDTGTAAAECNYVVWVPSDGLGNRIISIASAFLYALLNDKVLLLHLTDDMGDLFCEPFPETSWVLPSDFPVRYSWVLEKDHGYGNLLKNKLLSNDMDTANASLPAFLYLHLVHSNDEFDKMFYCEEGQQLLRKFSWLLLRSNQYFAPAFFLVPEFDTELSLLFPEKTAVFHHLGTYLFHPSNTVWGYITRYYEAYLANAKSRLGIQIRLFGKADFDSHSDYIIDCALTKRLLPNVNLTDTALPTITGAKPRSVLVTSLRSGYFEKLRNMYYEHATTTGEVISVHQPSHEEKQHSEKLNHNMKAFAEIYLLSLSDALITSPFSTFGYVAQGLGGLRPWLLVRPDDHDLCLHSMSMEPCFHFPPSYDCKARKKVDIGSVAPYLRHCEDFPRGVRLFD, from the exons ATGTTCGAAGAAAGAACTCTTGGCTACGCACTCGCAAGGTCACTCTTCGTCTTCCCCTTCCTCGCGCTTGCCCTGCTTCTCATTGTACTGTCGGGAGCCCATCGCAGTTTGTCGCCTGATCTCCTCCTCTCAAGCTATGCGGTACCGGGCGAAG TCACCAACAGGAGCTGTTCTGCTGGATCTTCCACTGCTGAACCACCAAAGGACGAGCTTCTCGGAGATCTCTTGTCCGTCGCATTCGACGGCGCTTCCTGCCTGAGCCGCCACCAGTCCGCATGGTACCGGAGGAAACCATCAAACCACACTCCTTCGCCCTACCTCATCCGAAGGCTTCGAAGGTACGAAGCCCTCCACAAGAAATGTGGTCCGAACACCGAGCTCTACAGGAAGGCCGTCGAACAGTTGGTGTCCGACACCGGCACAGCAGCCGCGGAGTGCAACTACGTGGTGTGGGTGCCATCCGACGGCTTAGGCAACAGGATCATAAGTATCGCCTCCGCCTTCCTCTACGCTCTGCTCAACGACAAGGTCTTACTGCTCCACCTCACCGATGACATGGGCGACCTCTTCTGCGAGCCATTTCCTGAGACGTCGTGGGTTCTCCCTTCCGATTTCCCCGTCAGGTACAGCTGGGTCTTGGAGAAGGATCACGGCTATGGAAATTTGCTCAAGAACAAGCTGCTTAGCAACGATATGGACACCGCAAACGCTTCGTTGCCGGCGTTTCTCTATCTCCACCTGGTACATTCCAACGACGAATTCGATAAGATGTTCTACTGCGAAGAGGGTCAGCAGCTACTCCGCAAGTTCTCTTGGTTGCTGCTGAGATCGAACCAGTACTTCGCGCCCGCTTTCTTTCTCGTCCCGGAGTTCGACACGGAACTGAGTCTTCTCTTCCCGGAGAAGACGGCCGTCTTCCACCATCTGGGAACGTATCTTTTCCATCCATCCAACACCGTCTGGGGCTACATAACGAGGTACTATGAAGCTTATCTTGCCAATGCAAAATCAAGGTTGGGAATCCAGATCAGACTGTTCGGAAAGGCTGACTTCGATAGCCACTCAGACTACATCATCGACTGCGCACTGACCAAAAGGTTATTGCCCAACGTTAATCTAACGGATACTGCTCTTCCAACCATCACCGGAGCGAAGCCGAGATCAGTTCTTGTGACCAGTTTGCGCAGTGGGTACTTTGAGAAGCTCAGGAACATGTACTACGAGCACGCGACGACCACCGGAGAAGTGATCAGCGTCCACCAACCAAGCCATGAAGAGAAGCAGCATTCGGAGAAGCTCAACCACAACATGAAAGCTTTTGCAGAGATTTACCTGTTGAGCCTGAGCGACGCACTGATCACCAGCCCATTCTCTACCTTCGGGTATGTGGCGCAGGGGCTGGGCGGTTTGAGGCCGTGGCTTCTGGTGAGGCCGGATGACCATGATCTTTGCCTCCACTCCATGTCGATGGAGCCCTGCTTCCATTTTCCTCCGTCTTACGACTGcaaagcaagaaagaaagtcgATATAGGATCGGTGGCCCCGTACCTGAGACACTGCGAAGATTTCCCCCGTGGTGTGAGGTTGTTTGATTAG
- the LOC135617139 gene encoding protein WEAK CHLOROPLAST MOVEMENT UNDER BLUE LIGHT 1-like, producing the protein MEEAHIIEESSSRANSFSSSEGSSDLESMTFPIIEDGSHHHGESEKDDDALFLVDVPNAPPIIDQKGLVVPEKKPGAELEDANFDSPKLQRILTPHSFDESKELGTPKIEKQDDVNRRLVDTAAPFESVRAAVTKFRGIADGKTEDSKTVERQKSVQLELKKVQDEVLRYQKQYEDAKTLEGRALKERDRVIGLVEELKLQLETAEAEEAQAKQDCELANLRLKEMEQRIADNASAAAMEQMELAKERHASETAELKSVKQELESMQRRYVALVLERDIAIGRAADSISASKQIEKTIQDLTLDLITTKELLESAHSARLVAEERINGAALSLELENLIWEMLMKQAEGELRQASEQVLSTNDVKSKLDRASTLLASLKAEVASHIQVASSTTGDELEEVRTNIEKTNDSIKCLRDAISSLTSELEREKEALTTERQKEALTSAVVSSLEAELESINNELQLVLRREKEAREKVEIPKALEQANAEAEQAKLAAASAREELRKAEEEAEVAKAGASRVEMRLDATLKEIEAAEASEKLASSEVEASKESEQARMECEDPSNRVTLPLEVYRRLRKNVDESKELANKRLISATEQIDAAKESESRRLQELEEANKTIEERKKALKAALEVVEKANEVKLDAEQEMQTWRGEHGQPRKPTGTRSLSDFSDLGGAIGESESSESDLDAAIEESFTPRSCMGRSKTTNAVPEPRRRKRLFFARIVMFLARKKVQSLK; encoded by the exons ATGGAGGAAGCACATATAATCGAAGAAAGCTCTTCCCGTGCTAATTCGTTTTCGTCGTCCGAAGGTTCCTCTGATCTAGAATCCATGACATTCCCTATCATCGAGGACGGCAGTCATCACCATGGAGAATCAGAGAAGGATGACGACGCCTTGTTTCTCGTTGATGTTCCCAACGCTCCACCAATCATCGACCAAAAAGGACTGGTTGTGCCGGAGAAAAAACCGGGAGCCGAGCTTGAGGACGCCAACTTCGACTCACCAAAATTGCAACGCATTCTGACGCCTCATTCTTTCGACGAATCAAAAGAGCTCGGAACacccaaaattgagaaacaagatGACGTGAACAGAAGGCTGGTTGACACTGCAGCACCTTTCGAGTCTGTTCGGGCGGCCGTGACGAAGTTTCGAGGTATTGCCGACGGAAAAACTGAAGACTCCAAGACCGTCGAG AGGCAAAAGAGTGTCCAACTTGAACTCAAGAAAGTACAAGATGAAGTTCTACGGTATCAAAAACAATATGAAGATGCCAAGACGCTGGAAGGACGAGCGCTGAAGGAACGAGATCGGGTGATAGGACTCGTGGAAGAGCTAAAACTTCAATTGGAGACAGCAGAGGCTGAGGAGGCACAAGCAAAGCAAGACTGCGAGCTCGCTAATCTAAGGTTGAAAGAAATGGAGCAGAGAATCGCTGACAATGCAAGCGCCGCAGCCATGGAACAAATGGAGTTAGCCAAAGAACGACATGCGAGCGAGACTGCAGAATTGAAATCGGTCAAACAGGAGCTGGAGTCCATGCAAAGACGGTATGTTGCACTGGTTCTGGAAAGAGACATCGCGATCGGGAGAGCGGCAGATTCTATTTCTGCATCGAAGCAGATCGAGAAGACCATTCAGGATCTGACCCTCGATCTGATCACGACCAAGGAATTGCTCGAGTCAGCTCATTCCGCACGTCTTGTAGCGGAAGAACGAATAAACGGTGCAGCCTTGAGCTTGGAACTAGAAAATTTGATCTGGGAAATGTTGATGAAGCAAGCTGAAGGAGAACTACGGCAAGCTAGTGAGCAAGTCCTATCGACGAATGATGTGAAGTCAAAATTAGATAGAGCTTCAACATTGCTAGCCAGTCTAAAAGCTGAAGTAGCTTCGCACATTCAAGTAGCATCATCCACGACCGGAGATGAACTTGAGGAAGTGAGGACTAACATTGAGAAGACTAATGATAGCATCAAATGCTTGAGAGATGCGATTTCTTCACTCACGTCTGAGCTAGAAAGGGAGAAAGAAGCCCTGACGACGGAGAGACAGAAGGAAGCTTTGACATCCGCAGTAGTCTCGTCTCTTGAAGCTGAACTCGAAAGCATCAACAATGAGTTGCAACTGGTTCTGAGGAGGGAGAAGGAGGCCAGAGAAAAGGTGGAAATACCGAAGGCACTAGAACAAGCAAATGCGGAAGCAGAGCAAGCCAAATTAGCAGCTGCCTCGGCACGCGAGGAGCTAAGGAAGGCAGAGGAAGAAGCAGAAGTGGCCAAGGCAGGAGCCAGCAGAGTGGAGATGAGATTAGACGCCACTCTTAAGGAGATTGAGGCAGCTGAAGCCTCGGAAAAGTTGGCTAGCTCAGAAGTCGAAGCATCGAAAGAGAGTGAACAAGCGAGAATGGAGTGCGAGGACCCGTCGAACAGAGTAACGTTGCCACTCGAAGTGTACCGGAGACTTCGCAAGAACGTTGACGAATCAAAGGAGCTTGCTAACAAGCGACTGATTTCAGCCACCGAGCAAATCGATGCAGCCAAGGAGTCCGAGTCGAGGAGATTACAAGAACTGGAGGAGGCAAACAAGACgatcgaagaaaggaagaaagcacTGAAAGCCGCACTAGAGGTGGTGGAGAAGGCCAACGAAGTGAAACTGGATGCAGAGCAGGAGATGCAGACATGGAGAGGCGAGCATGGACAACCGAGGAAACCGACCGGCACGCGAAGCTTGTCTGACTTTTCTGATCTTGGTGGTGCCATTGGAGAATCGGAGAGCTCCGAGAGCGACTTAGATGCTGCAATCGAAGAGAGCTTCACTCCCAGGTCCTGTATGGGGCGGTCAAAGACAACCAATGCCGTACCCGAGCCAAGACGGAGGAAGAGGTTGTTCTTCGCACGGATAGTCATGTTCTTGGCGAGGAAGAAGGTTCAGTCCTTGAAGTAA